The following proteins come from a genomic window of Dreissena polymorpha isolate Duluth1 chromosome 1, UMN_Dpol_1.0, whole genome shotgun sequence:
- the LOC127844987 gene encoding 12S rRNA N4-methylcytidine methyltransferase-like translates to MLDEVDLSKVIKKYGEDTQARKIAHAIVQARAAYGRIATTKQLAAIVENVCTMSRDKLGRYSHPATKLFQALRIFVNNELNELNAALEIAHTFLKPGGLCIAITFHSLEDRIVKRHFHDIDLDEEKNLSLKQKLRNVQVVDTVEELQYLTEKRWKPVNKKVLTTDENEVEDNPRSRSAKLRAAIKSSQSV, encoded by the exons ATGCTTGACGAGGTCGACCTTTCCAAGGTCATAAAAAAATACGGGGAAGACACTCAGGCCAGGAAGATCGCGCATGCCATCGTACAGGCCCGGGCGGCGTATGGGCGCATAGCAACAACTAAACAGCTGGCTGCCATTGTGGAAAACGTTTGTACAAT GTCAAGAGATAAGCTGGGTAGGTACAGTCATCCAGCGACAAAATTATTTCAAGCCCTGAGAATATTCGTTAACAATGAGCTTAATGAACTAAATGCAGCACTAGAGATTGCACATACATTTCTCAAACCTGGCGGACTGTGCATTGCGATTACTTTTCATTCTTTGGAGGATCGAATTGTGAAGCGACATTTTCACGACATTGATCTTGACGAAGAGAAAAACTTGTCTCTAAAGCAGAAATTGAGAAACGTTCAAGTGGTTGATACTGTGGAAGAATTGCAATATTTGACGGAGAAAAGATGGAAGCCCGTAAATAAAAAAGTTCTCACAACAGATGAGAATGAGGTAGAAGATAACCCGAGAAGTAGATCTGCAAAATTACGTGCTGCTATTAAATCAAGTCAatctgtataa